DNA from Plasmodium cynomolgi strain B DNA, chromosome 12, whole genome shotgun sequence:
ttttatcacattgTCGGTAAAATAATGGTTGTAAACGCTTTTTGCAAACTGGATTACATGGTTGGGATGTTTGGGGAAGGATGTAATGGTGCACGAGTTATTTGCCTCCTGGTCGGCTTGCCCATCGACCGAGTTGCTCGTATACGTCTCACTAGAGAAGGGGATAACTATTTGGCTACTTCCCTTCAGACCCTCTATGCCCGCTTCGACCAATGGAATGGAGTTCATCACGCAGAATGTGTCGCACACTGCTCTACTTTGGAAATTGTCCAAACAAAGGATGCACACAATGGGACAGGTACTTCTTCCATTAGGCAatctttgttttattttctccttcccgtTAGTTCCCTCCAAGTAGGTACTACTATGTATGTGTGCCCCCTTTTGGTCATTACTCCTCGAGTGAGAAAACAACCAATTCAGAAGCAAGCCCCGGTTCCCCAATATAGACTCATCCACCTTCATTTTCACAAAACCAGAGTTCACATTTGggtttaacttcttaacatTCTCTGAAGCCACTTGGCACTTCAACTTCCCCACGTCTTTCGCACTGAACAGGAACTGCCTAGACAAATTGGATTCCTCAATCAGGTCGTAATCGACCACTTGGATGCGCCCCCCAGGGGATATGCCCCTACGTGAGGAAACGCCCATCAACGCCAGTAGCTTCAAAAACTCACACCCCAAGGCGCCTGATCCGATCAGCAAAACATTCAAACTGTTCAGAAATTTCTGAAATTGGGgcccaaaaaaattcagctgGTGCATGTGCCTTCCGTGATACTTGTGAGTAATTTTCGCAAAGGGAAATAAATCCCTCTTATCGAAAAATAAAGTCTGGTGAATGGGTTTGAATTTGCTCGTCAcaccttttaaaatttcttgaGTCACCAAAGATCcgaaaaatgcagaaaatggCGACAATTCAATGTGTGCAGCTGAACAAAATTGATTTACTACCTGaacgttcatatttttttttttttttttacaccaaTTTTGAAACGCTAGAATATCCTTTGGGGTGaatattttctcccccttcttatgttttatcatttcttcGTAACATAGAAAGCACAGCTCTTCGTCACTTACTTGGTCTCCTTCATCTGGACGGCTAAACAACGACATGAGGTAGGACCACGGCGTACAGCTTTTTCTCCTGTCCAGTTTTCCCCGCACACCGTTTAAGTATTCCTCCAAACTTTGATAATTTaacctgacctgttcaggcaCTTTTTTGATACTCATATTACGAGGggaatttttcaaaaggatTTCTTGCACACACTGATTGCCGCCTTTTCGTTGGAGTATCTTCCtcaatttttcaaacaaaTGGATACCGAGATGGtggctctttttttctacatactGTACAACTCGGAGGGGGAGCACATACCCCACAATCGTGTccaatgcatttttttttttcaaaatgctGACGCGGATTTTGTTACTTCTCTTGCACACATCTGTAATTTCGCAGGGAATATTCATCACCTCctcatttccattttgcacacgTAAAATTAGGACATCCTTTTCGCTCAGCTGGATGTCCCTGTAGTTGGGCAAACAATGCAAGACGACGTGACCATCGCCCGCGAGTTCCACTTGGCTTATATCGTACGACTCGCCATTGCTGTTCGAATTGGAGTAGGCAAACTGTCCAAAGTCGACAAAAATTCGTCCAAACAGGCCTACTGTATTTACACaaatgaacttttttttttcttctttcacaCTTCCCCCTCTGCACAGATTACTCAGTTTTATGTTAAACTGGTCACTTTGATTTGTGGATACAACTACGTCGTAGTGTTGCACCGCATTTTCAACATTTGTGACCACTTCAATTTTGCAGTTGTCACTCAGCTTACGCATGTTCTGCACACAAgctatgctttttttttccttgcctATAAATTTCTTCTCGCAAAAGAAGAGGTTATCTATGTCGTCTACGCTCAAAATGTCATTGTCATATATTCCTATTTCCTTCACTCCGcaaagaattaaatttttgcatatttcgCTACTTACCCCGTTTAGGCCGATGACTAATATTTTACtctttcgaatttttttttcttcttcatatcCGTGCGTGTATATTTGTctgctgtattttttttccttctgcagGAGGTCCACACCATTCGGTGATCGAGTTTCCTCATTTGGATGGTCTGAATCACAGTTGAGTACTTGATGCTTGGTCGCTTGTCCCTTTGCCCGTCTTGTGGCATAATTCATATGGCTAACAGTGTCACACAGACTAGGCTTTTTCCTATCTGGactttgtgtgtgtgtgcttaACTGTGGCCACTTCTTTGGGGCGTCCCCGTGTAGCACATCCCTTAGGCCACCTTCGAGACTTCCCCCCttggcatttttaaaatcgctCGCTACATTTTCAAGTAAGCACTTCTGGGAAGTGCAACAATTTTTCGATTTGTtatcctccctttttacatGTATGCTACAGAGTTTGCTCAAATGGTGTGTActccctttccattttgtcctccTTACAGCAAAGTGTCCCCTTTGTAGATTCTCCTTGTTTCTGAAAATGTCATAAACTGGGAAGGACAACCTACCGCTATCAACCTTAACCGTGTTGTAATTTGATATGCGACAATTGGACGGGCTTGCTGTGTGTAATATCACCCAAAAGATAAAAAGGCAGAAATGTTTCGAAACAAAATTCATAGTTTGCACACCACATGTaggttattaaaaataagtgGGCGAGCGAAATAAGCTCTTTGTCTTATTCTGGTGGggggcgtaaaaaaaaggaaaaaaaaagaaaaaaggaaaaaaaagaaaaaaagaaaaaaagaaaaagaaattatattttgtgtCCCCGTCCATTTTTACGTCCGCTATTTATAAGGAGTGCAACCTGGGTGAGTTGTTCGTCTCCCCAATGGGTTCCCCTATTTTTGCTCTATCTCATGTGAGCGCTTCCGCTGACACTTCTCTACCCCCCAGCGCAGAGCGTGTTTTTATCCAATCGATTAGCTCGATCCCCGCTgattcttcctccccctctttcGATTTATGCAAAAGTTGTTCTTACGGAGGTGCCACAAGCAATATGCAGCAACATCGCGGGGAGAGCACTATGCGAACAGGTCGTCTTTTCATCTTTACAACTCCGCTGCGAGTGGCATAAGTGCGTTCCCCTCCGTGTTGTCATTtagctttcttttttttgcgcgcgCGCCTGCTGGGAGTAGCCCCTCTGTGGGTATCTCCTGCTCGTGCATCTGTTCCGGCAGGTCAATTCCCTTTATTCTGCGTTGTTAtctttttccgcttttttgaATGCTCCCCTCAAACTGTTCACCTCTTTCATCGCGAGATGCCCTTATTCTTTCTCCCTCACCTGTTGAAACGCCGCACGGTGAATGTGCGCTCTGACACGAATTAGGCGTGCGATTCGGTCAGTTACTCGTGTAAACTTCCCCAATGGAGTTCACTCATCTCACATTATCCTCGCTCTTAGCTTTGGGGGGTTTCCTTCTTAAAGCGCATACCCTCATCTATCCGCGTTAATCACTTgcgctctttttttaaactagGGGAAATAAGTCCACAGTTTAGCTTCTTATAAAAAGGcggcgaattttttttttttcgctacctgttcaggcaaaagtgtacttttttttttttcgctacctgttcaggtgaatgtgttaattatttttttttttttagctgcctgttcaggtgaatatttttttcttttttttctgcagtATGCACATGGGctctcctattttttttttttttttttttttggaacccAACTCTGCATGCACATACACTGAATGGAGAACACGCACCAATTTTGCGGCATGGAGAAAGAAGTCTCATTGTTTAATCTGtctgcgcttttttttttcccccctcggATGAATTTTTCAGAAGCGTTGCTTTTTTCGCGCTTTACTCGTTTGTCTGCCTGCTTTACAACATGGCGGATCAGCGGCCACACGTTCTGCGAAACAAGTCCGACCGGCGTGTACCTTCGCCTCGCGCGATCATTTGTACAACCGTTGTTTGCGTCCGTTCGCACAACTTTTTGCGATAGCTTGCGACAAATTTTTACAACCAACATTTGTGACCAACATTTGCGACCAATATTTGCAACGAGCATTTTGAGCCAACATTTGCGCGCCCCTTAAAAGCATGCCACTTTCCCAACATCGCCATGCACACACAAGGGAACTGAAACGAGAACCACGCGcacaaatttttgaaaaataaaagcaaaaagaggACTCAGCTGAACACTTTCTTGCCCCTGCACATCCTGTTTCATCGCTTTCGGGGGAAACTTCGATAAGGACTTTGCTCCCACTGTGCGCGTCTTTTTTGTTGCGCTGCTCGGCAtgctatctttttttttcctcttcgtgGCTGCCTTTTTCAGCGTTtcgctttctttttatcgtttttttttttttttttttcctcctattttttccccttcgataGAACCTGCCTTACAAAAACGTTTTTGAATTTCCCTCCCCTTTCAAAGTTAACCATGTATGTGCTTCCCTTAGCGAACTGGTACTCGCACGACCCCACATCCTTGTGC
Protein-coding regions in this window:
- a CDS encoding ubiquitin-activating enzyme (putative), translated to MNFVSKHFCLFIFWVILHTASPSNCRISNYNTVKVDSGRLSFPVYDIFRNKENLQRGHFAVRRTKWKGSTHHLSKLCSIHVKREDNKSKNCCTSQKCLLENVASDFKNAKGGSLEGGLRDVLHGDAPKKWPQLSTHTQSPDRKKPSLCDTVSHMNYATRRAKGQATKHQVLNCDSDHPNEETRSPNGVDLLQKEKKYSRQIYTHGYEEEKKIRKSKILVIGLNGVSSEICKNLILCGVKEIGIYDNDILSVDDIDNLFFCEKKFIGKEKKSIACVQNMRKLSDNCKIEVVTNVENAVQHYDVVVSTNQSDQFNIKLSNLCRGGSVKEEKKKFICVNTVGLFGRIFVDFGQFAYSNSNSNGESYDISQVELAGDGHVVLHCLPNYRDIQLSEKDVLILRVQNGNEEVMNIPCEITDVCKRSNKIRVSILKKKNALDTIVGYVLPLRVVQYVEKKSHHLGIHLFEKLRKILQRKGGNQCVQEILLKNSPRNMSIKKVPEQVRLNYQSLEEYLNGVRGKLDRRKSCTPWSYLMSLFSRPDEGDQVSDEELCFLCYEEMIKHKKGEKIFTPKDILAFQNWCKKKKKNMNVQVVNQFCSAAHIELSPFSAFFGSLVTQEILKGVTSKFKPIHQTLFFDKRDLFPFAKITHKYHGRHMHQLNFFGPQFQKFLNSLNVLLIGSGALGCEFLKLLALMGVSSRRGISPGGRIQVVDYDLIEESNLSRQFLFSAKDVGKLKCQVASENVKKLNPNVNSGFVKMKVDESILGNRGLLLNWLFSHSRSNDQKGAHIHSSTYLEGTNGKEKIKQRLPNGRSTCPIVCILCLDNFQSRAVCDTFCVMNSIPLVEAGIEGLKGSSQIVIPFSSETYTSNSVDGQADQEANNSCTITSFPKHPNHVIQFAKSVYNHYFTDNVIKMNSFLNDPVSFIGRLCTYDNVSNLLHFFKLTKIYFNPNVHKNVQLLWNNTFVRNIIHLLKNNEAELHKYFEEVQKLPKPVSFHPENKNHLLFYQCALKIFKKFLKNLIDILASEKKQKGGVFFFKDEQVGTSKRLSFEDALREIVSKNDLRVDVKRLLYFLSVIRRNTDTEFYAAVERELFGLFNNPVFLLALRWVQRQGGKAGKEAGVGEGATARGGLAEEEVSMAASGKVNSGGSSGDSSGGSSGDSSGGSSGDNSGANSEATPPRGRKEVALLTPLICNLQDDKDDINFVFSLTNIRNENYNFSQLPMMEFFKVCNNIVPSIVTVVSAISALASLELYKLAHLMQSRGRTAQMGGSHPTGHPLGLDEPTPEDLTQFREEKLKDLTICTYGRKVYIRKKGKTLFWFFNVPYDKLEVLSSTVNNHYVNLEDNFFTHSQLSSVCPPLSYENSPSALMKRFEFSLWNYLYVDIYPRGGKRKGNGECIVGECGLSVGLFDYRGGEQQVEGKLAEASRAFREAVQKGLRGTIRSVMSGANDDAANAEKNYNLDDSAKEATNLADSILKDLHTVGTASEDEASLHQGSIHIRDIKKNVHLMTEQSRNAGEWSKTEGEKALADLVNTLKGVKKNTEQMSSHAKAFINMRRSEAKEDVTLDELVTSLEVLFSVSIQTVGVRDKIIYTKFRLPSFRHSGRKGLSVILRELFRAAGKTGADAAANAAGSTYVLHIFATDSAGREVSLPDVQVSVHHH